Part of the Cellulomonas hominis genome, GGGAGCTCTGGGACCACTTCGTCGACGGCATCGTCGAGGCGATCAAGACCCACACCCGGGAGGTCATGGGCGGCAACGCCACGCCATCCGAGCGGGCGCTGACCGCTCTGCGTAACGCCGTCTCGTCCCGCGAGGTCACGCTCAACCCCGACGAGCCCGGGAACAAGCCGCTCATCGGAGAGGTCCGCGCCTCCAGCCACCCCCAGCGGGTCATGGAGGTCGAGGGCACCGCGGTCATCATCAACCACGCCGCGGCCGCCAAGGCCCTGCGCTGGAGCGGCGGAGCCCGCGCCCTGCAGAGTGCGCTCGCCGACGTCGCCGTGGCGACCAGCACCGGGCAGACCACGCGCACCCTGACCATCAACCGCGCCCGCGTGCAGTGCATGGTCATCAGCGAGGACGTCTGGGGGCCGGTCGACGAGCCGACGGCCTCGTCGTTCTGAGCCGTGCCGCACATCTGCTCCTCGACGCTGACCGTGCGGAAGGAGGCTTGGTGAGCACCAACGGCACGTGGGCTGCCCGTCGCGCCGCCTCGCGCTACGGGTCAGGAGCCGCCCCAGCGATCCGTGCGCTGGGGGCGACGACCCCCAGCGCGGCCGCTGTCCTGGCCGAGGTTCCGTTGCCGTACACCGCCGACACGATCGCGCCGCCGGTGGTCCCGCTGACGAAGTCCGAGCCCGTGCGCGTCGTGGCGAAGGTCGTCGACCTGCGCCCGCCGGAGCAGGTCGACGCCGAGCGCGCTTCACGGCGGGCGCAGCAGGAGGCGTTGCGAGCCGAGACTCCCGACGACATCCCCGACGAGCCGGCGCACGAGATGGCCCCACCCGTGCCGTCCGCCGACGACGAACCGGCGGACGGTGAGCTGGCACCGCAGACCGACGGACTTGTCGTGCTCGCACTGCGAGACCTGCCGACCTACCCGCCGCACATCATGCGGGTCGGGGCCGGCCCGCTGCCCGAGTGGTGCGGAACCCGTCCGCTCGGAGTCCGCTGGGCTTCGGGCTGGTGGACCGACGCGGGCCCCCTGCCCGCCAAGGCGAAGGCCGCGCCCGAGGGAACCTCCACCGCCCGAGTCGCCCTGCCGGGAGACGCCGCCGGCGCCTGGGCTCGGCTCGAGGGGCAGACGAACGACGGCTGGGCGTGGGTGCTCGCGCTCGACGTACAGGGCGACGTCGTCGGTGCGTTCCACGTCCCGAGGGAGCGGCGCGCCGGCCTGCTCGACGCCCTCGGTGCCCAAGACGCCGGCACGCCGCCCGAGGACGACTGGGTGCTGCTCGCCGGCGAGCGCTTCAACGGCGAGCCCGCGTCCGCGGAGCGCCCGGCCATCGAACCCGCCCAGCCCATCACCGGCTGCCAGCCGTCCGGGCACGCCGACGTCGACGACGTCGACCCCTGGGCTGGGTCGCTGCCGGAGGCGGAGTGCGACTGGGCCGCATCGAGCGGCGAGTACCTGGCCGAGGACGGCTGGGCCCTGCCCGGGGCGTTCTGAGCTCCGGTGCCACCCGCCGCACATATGCACTAGGTGAGCAACCCGGAGCTGATCTTCCAAGGCGATCGCCTCGCCTGGGACGCCGGACGCCTCGTCATCACCGACACCACCCTGCTGGGCCGCCTGGACAGGCCGTACCTGTCGGCGTCCACCGCGAAGGCGATCCACTCGTGCCCGGCCAGGCTGGTGGGGGACAAGGCGCTCCCGCGCGGCTTCGACCTTCTCGGGGCACCCGAGAGGGGGACCGCGGCGCACCTGGTCCTGGAGCGGCTGTACGAGCTACCCCCGGGGCAGCGCGACCGGCAGCACGCCATGAAGATCCTGACCGACCTGGTGCTGCTGGAGCCCGGCCCCGACGAGGTCGACTACGCGGCGGCGCTCGGCTCGGACCCTGTGCGCTACGCCACGTGGATCGCCTCGGTCACCAACGCCTTCCAGGGCATCTTCGAGCTGGAGTCGCCGCCCGCGGTCGAGGTGTGGGCGCGCGAGCTGCGCCTGGACCGGTTCGAGGTCGCCGGCGTCCCGTTCAAGGGCTTCGTGGACCGCATCGACGGCGACCCCGACACGGGCCTCAAGGTCATCGACTACAAGAGCGGCAAGGTGCCCAAGCTCCAGTACGGGGACGACCACGGCGACCAGATGCGCCTGTACGCCGAAGCGCTCCTCGCCGGCCTGGGCCACACGGTCGCCGCCGCGCAGCTGCTCTACATCGAGAAGGTCGTCAGCCGGGACGTCGACCTGTCCCCGCAGGCGATCGACAACACCAAGCGCGGGTTCGTGCGGTCCTGGGAAGACCTGCGCGGGTACGTGGAGCGCTCGGCGTTCCCGGCCAAGCCGTCCGCGCTGTGCGGCTGGTGCCCGCTGGTCAACTCCTGCCCGGTCGCGCGCCCCGCGCGCAACCCGGCCGACCCGCGCGGCAGCAAGCCGTCCGCGATCGACCTGGGCATCCCGACCCTTCGGGCCGGCGGGCGCCCAGAGCCTGTGCCGGTACCGGCTGCGGCGCCGGGCGCTTCGGCGGCGGCCGCTGCCGCACATACGTCATCCAGGGACGCGCACCAGGGCGCAGCCCACCGGAGCGAGGAGGACCCCATGACCAGCCGCACCCGAGGTGCTCGCGAGGAGGCGAAGCAGTGGGAGTCCACCGTCAACGGAGAGCTGAACCTCGCCTCGTACGACGCCATCGGCACCATCGGCCTGGCCAGCTTCGCCACCGAGCTGCTCGCGGAGCGTGAGGCCGACCTCAAGGTCCACGGGCTCGCGATGAACCCCGCCACCCTGCGCGCGCTCACCGCGGCGCTCGGCCGGATCGTCCTCGCGGTCCAGTCGGACATCACGGGCGGCTCGCGGTCCTGGGCGGAGGGCTCGAACACTCGCGTGCGGGGCGCCCTGCGCTCGGTGATCGGTGCGCGCCCGCTGCCCATCGGCGCGGACGGGGCCACCTGGGCGGAGTGGGAGAAGCGGGTGTTCGCCTTCACCCGCGCGATCGTCCAGACCGGCATCGACCTGTTCGACGGGAAGCTCGCCGAGGAGCCCCTGACCGCCCTGCTGCCGGCCCCCGCCGCCCCCGCGAAGGCCGCCTGAGACCCGCACCGGCGCGGCCCTTCCCGCGCCGGTGCGCCACCCGACCCCTCACGAACGGAAGAGAGAAACCATGGCCACCGACGTCAAGACCGAGGACATCATCCTCGCCGCCATCACCGCCGCCGGCCCCATCCCGTCGCGCAGCACCGGCGAGGTCCACAAGGGCACCTGGATGGCGCGCGTGCGGGACCTCGCCGCCGAGATCACCACGTCCCTGAGCCCGGAGTCCTCGCTGTCGAAGCTGGTCGAGGAGTTCAAGAAGGCCGAGAAGCCGTTCACGGCCATCCTGCTCGGCGGCAACGTCGAGGAGCGGACCGGGCGCGCGATCATCCGCTTCCGCTCGCTGCGGAGCAAGGACGAGGGCGAGGACGAGGAGGTGCGGACCAAGCACCTCAACACCGCCGACGGCGCCCGGATCTGGGAGCACGCCAAGACCCTCAAGCACCACAAGGTCGTGATCCACAAGTTCCTGGAGGAGAAGGACGGCAAGCGCTACCGCCTCCTGCTCCGCCTGGACGACCTCGGGCCGGCCAGCGCCGAGGACCTGGCCGCCGCCGGCATCCAGGTGCCCCAGGCCTCCGCCGCCTGAGCCACACAGGCACCCGGGCCGCCGCCCACCTTCCCCCTGCGCTGGGTGGCGGCCCGGGTCTTCGGCGCATGTTGACCCGCTGACCAACCCCCACACGACCCGAGGTGCCTACGCCATGACGTACCCCACAGCATCCACCCTCGACGCCGACTCCCCGGACGAGGCGTACCCGTCCGAGGAGTCCGACGAGGGGATGGCCGAGCTCGACACCGCCCCCGTCGACGAGGGGGAGGACCTCGACCTCGACGAGGAGGAGGTCGACGATCCGTCCGCGAACTCGTCCGTGCCCGGCTCCGTGCCCGGCTCCGCCCACCGGGTGGGCCCGAGCAAGGCCTCGGTGCGGCGCGTCGGGGCCAAGGTCATCCAGCTCCAGGGCGCCGACGACCAGGACCTGATGGTGCTCGCCTCGCTGTACGGCGTCGAGCCCGACCCGCTCGAGGTCACCGTCGCCGTCATGACCAGCGACCGGTCCGCCCTGATGCCCGTGCGGGACCTCACCGACATCGCCAAGGCCACCGGCTTCGCGGCGATGGTCACCGCCCAGGAGAAGGGTCGTGGCCGCATGAAGGCCGTCCACGCCCTGCTCACCGCGCTCGGCGGTGCGTCGACCGGCAGCCTGAACGGCAACGACGCGAAGGCCTCGATGGTCATCGCCCAGGACGTCCTCGCCCTGCCGAAGTCGGCCAAGGAGTCCCTCGACCGCGTCCTGGACCTGGCCCGCCGCACCTCCTGAACCCGGGCGACGGGGGCTGCCCGCACGGGTGGCCCCCGCGCCCGCCAACTCCGCACGGCACTACCGGAAGGGCGACATGCCCAGCAAGAGCAAGCGCAAGGGATCCGCCCCCGACGTTTGGCAGGACGCCGCCGAGCTGCCGCGCGCCGGCCTGCCCGACGAGCGAGCCCGTAGCCGCGCCCACCGCCGGATGACCCGGTACGCGATGGTCTCGATGGTCTCGCTGCCCCTGCTGATCGTGCTGACCGCGCTGGCCGTCATGAGCACCCTGAGCCGGCAGGAGACCCCGCCGCCCGCCGCGGAGTCGGCGCCGGCGACCCAGCCGCTGGCGATGGCCGCGGTCGAGAACTGGCTCCACGAGGACCCCGCGCCCCTGCCCGGAGCCAGCCTCCTGACCTGGGAGGACTACGAGGTCCTCCCTCTCGTCGTCGACACCTCCACCTCGCAGCCCGACCGCACGCGCCGCGAGGCCCACACCCTGCTCGTGCGGTCCCACGCCGGCACCCTGCTGCGCGTCCAGGTCATGATCGCGGTGTCCGAGGAGGGCGGGCAGGCCGTCGTCGGCGCTCCGTCGCTGAGCGCGACCGCCGGGACCGACCAGGACCTCACCGGGACCGCGCTGTGGTCGGGGCTGCAGACCGACTCCCCGTCGCCGGACGTGGCCAAGGCCATCGACACGTGGGTGGCCGCGTACACCAGCGGTGACCCGTTGGCGCTGCGCCAGGCCGTCGGCGACCCCGACGCGAACCACACGTACCTGCCCCTGTCCGGCCTGACCGGCGCGAAGGCCACCACCAGCGTCGGCGCCTGGCTGACCGAGGGCGACGGTGACTCGGCCGTCCGCACCGGCGACATGGTCGTCTCGTTGACGATGACGTTGCCCTGGACCGGTGTCGTCGACGACGCCGGGCGCCTTCCTCAGGCGTCGTTCGACCTGCTCGTCACGGACGCCGACACCGCGGCACCCCGCGTGGTCGCCTGGGGCGGGCCCGGCACCGGCCCCACGCTCAGCGCCTACGGCAACGCCGTGCTCGGCTCCGTCGCCGAGGCACCCGCAGCCGTCGCGACGACCGCCCCCGACCTGACGACGGAGGGCTGACGTGGCCAAGAAGCAGCCGGACTGGGACCCGGAGATGTCGACCGAGCCCCGCTGGCCGACGTTCCTGCGAGGCCGCCTGCGCGGTGGGTGGAAGGACGGCCTCATCCTCGGGGCCGGCAAGGGCACCAAGGACCGGTCGGTCTGGCTGTACCGCACCGTGCCGCTCGGGCCTGTCGCGGACGCCAAGAGCGTTCGCGAGATGGAGCGCGCCTGCGAGCCGCTGCTCGCCGCCTACGAGGAGCTCGCGGCGATGGCGTCGACGACCGGCGGCCGCCGGTCGATGACCCGCCAGAGCTACCGCGAGACCCACCTGCTGGTCGTGAACGTCCCGGGCACCTGGACGCCATCTCGAGGCCTGCCCCACTCGGACTACCTGTCGCGCATGTACACCGGCGCTGACCGCCAGGAGACCATCAGCCGCGTCGCGCTGTTCGGGGTGCGGCTGACCGACAAGATCGGCGGCGAGCAGGGCCTGCGCGCGGCGGCCGAGTCGGTCGCCGAGACGCTCCTGAACGGCGGGATCCCGCTGCAGGACTACGAGCCGGACGCTCGCAAGGTCGGTCAGGCACTCGAGCGCGCCGGCCTGACCGTCCCGAGCACGCAGGACTTCCACCTGGCCGAGTCGTGGTGGAACAACGGCCAGCACCCCGACACGTACGTCGTCCCGCAGCAGGACTGCATCCACGTGTTCGGCACCGCCGCGCAGGCTGCCGCGGCCAAGCGGCTCATCGACGACGGCGCCCCGTCCTGGATGGACACCGCCCCGACCATGACCATCACCATGGCGTCGGTCAACGACCTGCACCTGCCGTTCGTGCCGGGAGAGCACGCCGCGTCGTGGTGGGTGACGCAGATCCTGGATCGCGACGCCCTCGCGGTCTCGGTGCGCGGGCGCGTGGAGCCCGCGGTCGTCACCCGCGCCGAGCTGCGGCGCAACCGCCAGCGCAACGAGAGCGACATCCAGGCCCGCGCGCAGGCCGGGAAGATGGATCGGCAGGAGCAGACCGAGCAGACCGAGCTGCTGACCAGCGTCGAGAACGTCTACGCGGGCAAGGGCGTGCCGCCCACCCTCGTCGACGCGATGGTCACCGTCGCCGTGAACGGCTACGTCGCTGACATGGCCGGCGAGTTCGAGGGTCTCACCGCCCAGATCGGCGAGATGCCGAACCGGCAGCGCGCCGCGATGGCCGAGACGATGATCGGCTCGCCCGTGCGCGCGAACACCTCGCGCCAGGACCTGCCGGTGCACACCATCGCGTTCTCCGGAGCGCCCGGGCTGTCGGTGGTGGGCGACAAGGTCTCCAGGCGCGCACTGCTGCTCGGCTTCACCGAGCGCGACCGGCAGGCCGCATGGCTGGACTGGATGGCGGCAGCCGACCAGGACGACCTGCCCCTCATGCTGTGCCTCGGTGCCACAGGGTCGGGCAAGTCGGTCCTGCTGAACTGGCTCGCGACCCAGGCCGGCATCCTGCGCGCGCCCGCTGTGATCGTGGACCCGAAGCCCAAGTCCGACTTCACCGCGGTGGTCGAAGCGGTGAACGGCCAGGTGTTCTCGCTCGACGAACTGGCCAGGGCCGACGGCGTGTTCGACCCGCTGCGGTTCTCCCGGAACAAGGCCGTCGGGGTCGAACTCGCCGCCTCGATGATCATGTCGATCAACCCGTGGGGCAAGGAGCGGGAGAACCAGGAGGTCCCGCTCCTGAAGGCCCTGAACGCCGGCGTCAAGGCGGGCGCCACCTGCACCGGGCAGGCCCTGCTGCTCGCGCAGGAGCTCGGCAAGGCCAGCGCCGAGCTCGTGGGACCGATCATGGACGCGGCCGAGACGCTGCCGATGTTCCGCGCCATGGTCGGGCTGGACCCTCAGGGTGTCGCGCTGACGATGCACGACGGGGTGACGCTGATCAAGGTCGGCGACGCCAACCTCCAGCTGCCCGACCCGAACGACCCGACGCCGAACATCACCCAGCGCGCCGCGCTGGCCCTGGTGCGAATGATGGTGTTCGGGTCCGCGATGGCGCTGACCAACCGCAACGGCATGATCATGCTGGACGAGGCCTGGGTGTTCCTGCAGGCCGGGCGCAGCGAGATGGATCGCCTCGGGCGGTTGGCCCGGTCGCAGCGGGTGTTCCCGATGCTGTTCACCCAGCGTGCCACCGACGCGCTGCACGCCGGCCTGGCCGGCTACATCTCGCGCGGCCTGATCCTGCCGATCAAGGACGAGGACGAGGCACAAGCGGCGCTGCAGCTGTTCAAGATCGAGGCCACCGCCGAGCGCATGGCGCGGGTCACGGGCGCCGCAACCATGGGCGACCGCGAAGGGACCGCCTGGAACTGGAACTCCATGCGGGCGCTACGGGACGCCAACACCGGCGAGGTGGCACGCGGCGCGATCGGCCTCTACTGCGACCTGGCGAAGCGTGCCGTTCCCGTCGAGATCGTGCTGCCCGACAACTTCCTCAAGCGGACGTCCACGACCGAGCGCGACATCCTCGCGCGCGAGCGCAGCGCGCACGCCCTCGCCGCGGTACGCGGGCCGGCCCCGCACGAGAGCAGCGCAGCCCTGTTCGGCGACGACAGCCCGTTGGTTGCCGCGCCGTCGACGCCGAGCGCGGTGCCGGTCATGCCGTTCTTGCGGCCGGCGACGGGCGCGACGCCCCAGGTGTCCGCCCCGGTGCCGGCCGTGCCGACGCCGCGCGCCGCGACCGCGGGCGCCGGGGCCGTGCCGTTCCTGGCCCCTGCCGCACATGGGAACGGGGACAGCGCTTCGGTCCGGACCGAGGCCCCGCCCGCACCCGTCAGGGGGAAGCCGTTGTGGTAGCGCCAGCACCGCCCCGGACGCAGCTCGATGAGGCAGCTCGAGAGATCGCATCCGGGGCGGTGCTGGGGTCCGTCACCACGCGCGAGGCCCGGCGCACGCTCGCGGTGATGGTCTCCGTCAGTCCCGTGCTCGACGAGGTGGCCGCCGAGTACGCCCGTGCCGCGCAGGAGCGCGAGGACTTGGCCGACTCGCTGCGGGCACGCCTCGTGGACCTGGTCCTGGAGCAGGACCGCAGCTTCTTCGACCTGCAGCGCGCCGCCACGGCGTCGCTGACCGGCTGGATCCGGCAGACCGCCAGGTCCTTCGCCCCGGGTGATCCGACGCTGCGCCGGCGCACCACGATCCCGGTGCCGATCGGGGCCCACGAAGCCCTGGACGCGTTGGCGCCGGCGGTCGCGCCCGACGAGCCGGTCATGACCAGCGCACGCGAGCAGCTCGTGGACGCGTCCGTCGCAGCTCTCGACGCGGGCGAGCGCAAGAGGCACATGTCGGACCGGCCGTGGCTGGCCGCCACCGCGATGCGGCGCCTGCTGCGACTGCCGCGCGTGTGCGTGCCGCCGGTTCCCGCGGACAGGGAGTGGGCCCTGGCCGCGCTGCGCGCCGACACGACCCTGGCCGCCAGGTCGCTGCGGACCATGCTCGACCTGACGTTCGGCCACGGAAGCCCAGGCGACCTCGACGAGCGCGTGCTGTCGCTGTGGGACGACTTCTCCCTGGACCAGATGGGCACGCTGGCCGACTACCCGTCGACGACCGCCCACGTCATCGCCCTCGGTCAGCTCACGCTCGCCCCGAAGCCGTCCAGGATCGCCATGCGGGTGATGCGCAAGGCGCTCAAGGAGCGTGTCGGCCCGTCGGTCGCGTGGACGACGCAGTCCGCCACCCTCCTCGGGTCGTTCGTGGCTCGGGTGGCGGAGCGCGTCTCGTCCTACGACGCGCACAGCGACGAGGTGGCGCGCCTGGCGATGGCCGAGGAAGCCGACCGGCTCGCAGCGCTCTGGCCGGACCTGCTCGAGCAGGTGACCGCGTGGCCGGGCCGGCCGCTGGGAGGGGACGAAGCCGACGTGGAGCAGGTTCTGTGGGGGCTGTTCCTCGACGCGGTCGCACCGACCCAGACCTGACCGTCCCGAACGTCCCGCCGTCCGCACATTCGAACGGCATGACCGCGAACGTCACCCACCGCAGCACGACGATCCGCAAGCTGCTCGGGCGCACGCAGGAGGTCGCCATCTGGGCGCAGGCCAACCCGGACAGGCTCCCGTCCTCCTACATCGGCGCCGACGACTCCGAGCGGGTGCTGGGCTACTTCCTGGCCCGACAGCGCGTCGAGCAGGCCGCCGGCAGGGGTCACCCCGAGGTGTTCGCCGCGCTGGACGAGGCACTGCCCGGTTGGTCGTGCTCGCGCAAGAGCCCGGAGCACTGGAGCAAGCGGCTGGCCGAGACCAGGAGCACGGCGGAGGGCTCGACCCGGGAGCCGAAGACCTTCCCGGACGACCGTGCCGCTGCTGGCCCTGAGGTCCTCGCGGCGTCGCACTGGGCGCGAGCGAGCTTCCACCCCGAGGTCTACGGCTGGGCCAGGGAGCCCGAGCGGCGCGAGAGGCTCCGCACGATCCCGCACTGGCACGACCCCGAGCGGGCTGCGGCGCCCACCGCCACGAAAGACGACGTGCTGGCCACGCTGCGGCGAGTAGCCCGGGAGATCGCCGACGTCGCGCAGATCCTCGGGGGCGACCCTTCCCAGACCGGCACCACCGACCGGGAGCGGCGTGCCGGGAAGTCGCTGGCGAACGTGCGCTCGTGGGCCCGCTACGGGCTGCACGGGTGGAGCGAGGAGCACACCGCGGTCATGGACGAGGTCTACCCGCGCTGGAATGCCCCGAACAGCCGGGACCGCCTGTGGCGCAAGCGCGCCGCCGAGCTCGCCGCGTACCTCGCGGCCACCGGAACGCTCCCGGCGGGAAGCGCGAAGGCCGGGAACGTGGGCCTGGCCGCGACCCTCGCGCGGTGGCTGAGCAAGCGTCGCTACGAGCTGCGCGCTGGCCTTCCCGCGATGACCCCGGCCCGTGTCGCGTACCTCGACGCTCTCGTCCCCGGCTGGCGCGTCGCCTGATTGGCCTAGGCCCAGTAGACCCCGCACATCTACAGGGACGTGCTGCACCCGACCACCTCCGTCCGAGACGAGGTCCGCCTGACCTGGGCGGGTCGCGACCAGGCCGTGACCTGGGCGGACGGGCGGCTGCAGTGGGGAGCCAGCGCCCCCGTGACCCTCACCCAGGTCGGCCAGTTCGGCGCCGGCACCCCGACGGGCCGGGTCGTGCACGGCATCGGCCACGACGTCCTCGCGCACGTCGCCGCAGCAGAGCCGGCGACGGCGCGGCTGGTCTACATGGACCCTCCGTACAACACAGGCCGGACGTTCAACGCCTACCGCGACCGCGAACCGCGGGCCCTGTGGCTGTCGATGATGCGTCGCACCCTGGCCGCCAGCCGGGCACTGCTGCGACCCGACGGGTCGGTCTGGATCCACCTGGACGACCGGGAGGTCGGCCGAGTACGGCTGCTGGCCGACGAGGAGTACGGGGAGGACAACTTCGTCGCCGACATCGTCTGGGAGCGCAAGAACAAGCCGTCGTTCACGCACGCCCAGATCGCCCAGGTGACCGACCACATCCTGGTGTACGCAGCGGACCGCTCCCGCCTACCCAGGTTCGACACGGGCGAGCGGATCGAGCCGCGGCGGGTGCCGCTGCACAACCCCGGCAACACCGTCGCGGTGCTGACCTTCCCGGCCGGGGCGGTCGAGCTGGGCGTTGACGGGGTCATCGCAGCCGGCGACATGTCGACCCCGAACATCGACACCGAGCTTCTCGACGACGTCATCGTCTCCGGCGGGCGCAACGCGGGACCGTTCCGCATGCGGGGCCCGTTCCGATGGAACCAGGCCCGGCTCGACAAGGAGATCGCCGCAGGAACGCAGCTGCGCTGCGCACGGCTGCCGCTGCGCCCCAACGCGATCACCGGCTCGGGGACACGGTCCTGGACCACGATGTTCACCCGGGCCACCGGCCTGGCGACGAACGAGTCCGCGCGCACGCACTCGCGCGCCCTGTTCGGCACGGACTCCTTCGACACACCGAAGCCGGAGGAACTGCTCGCCCGGATCATCACCACGGCCACCAGCCCCGGGGACCTGGTCGTGGACCCGTTCGCCGGCTCCGGGACGACCGCGGCCGTCGCGCACAAGCTCGGGCGGTCCTGGCTCACGGTCGAGGCTTCCCAGGACGTCGTGGACCGGTACGTGGTCCCGCGCCTGCGCGCTGTGATCGCGGGTCAGGATCCGCGCGGTGCGTCCCTCGAGGTGCTCGACGAGGCTTCGAGCTCCCTGCCGCCGGGCATGAGCGTGCGCCAGAGCCGGCTCGCTGCCCAGTGGGTGGCGCAGCTCGCGCGCGACGGGTCGTTCGCGGGCCTCGACGCTGCAGCTGTTGCCGGCGTCGTCCAGAGGATGCGCGAGGCGTCCTCTGCGACGCGGACCCGGTTGAGGTTCGACGGCGGGGGAGCGTTCACCACGTGGGAGGCGGCATGAGCACGGGCGTCGAGCAGGACTGCGTGCGCGTCGAGTCCGGCGGGCACACGGCGTCCTGGAGTCGGCACGAGGGGTTCGCCGGCGACGCGGCGCTGGTCGCACCGGCGCTGTTCGCCGCCCACGTCGGTCTCGAGGTGCCGATCGGGGACACCACCGTCGTGGCTGGCGACGGCAGCCCGGAGCAGGCCGCGGCAGCCCTCGTGTGCTTCGACCCGGCGCACATCCGGATCGTCGCAGGGCCGTCCCGGCTGCTGCACTGAACAGCCGCGGTCAGCAGGCGCGGTAGGCGCTGAGCACGGCGACGTTCGAGCGCGGTTCGGTTCCCGACGGGTACGCCCACCCGGTCACGGTGTACTCCGTCACGCCGCAGGCCGACTCATTCGAACGCGGGACCGTCGCCCTGAAGATCACCCAGGCGTTCGCTCCGGGGGCGTACGAGCCGAGATTCACACCCACGCCTTCGATGTCGTCGTTCATGGTCGTGACCCCCTCGGGGTTCCTGGCGTTCCCCCACGTGGTCGATCCGGACACGGGCCGGACCCCATC contains:
- a CDS encoding RecB family exonuclease codes for the protein MSNPELIFQGDRLAWDAGRLVITDTTLLGRLDRPYLSASTAKAIHSCPARLVGDKALPRGFDLLGAPERGTAAHLVLERLYELPPGQRDRQHAMKILTDLVLLEPGPDEVDYAAALGSDPVRYATWIASVTNAFQGIFELESPPAVEVWARELRLDRFEVAGVPFKGFVDRIDGDPDTGLKVIDYKSGKVPKLQYGDDHGDQMRLYAEALLAGLGHTVAAAQLLYIEKVVSRDVDLSPQAIDNTKRGFVRSWEDLRGYVERSAFPAKPSALCGWCPLVNSCPVARPARNPADPRGSKPSAIDLGIPTLRAGGRPEPVPVPAAAPGASAAAAAAHTSSRDAHQGAAHRSEEDPMTSRTRGAREEAKQWESTVNGELNLASYDAIGTIGLASFATELLAEREADLKVHGLAMNPATLRALTAALGRIVLAVQSDITGGSRSWAEGSNTRVRGALRSVIGARPLPIGADGATWAEWEKRVFAFTRAIVQTGIDLFDGKLAEEPLTALLPAPAAPAKAA
- a CDS encoding ATP-binding protein, giving the protein MAKKQPDWDPEMSTEPRWPTFLRGRLRGGWKDGLILGAGKGTKDRSVWLYRTVPLGPVADAKSVREMERACEPLLAAYEELAAMASTTGGRRSMTRQSYRETHLLVVNVPGTWTPSRGLPHSDYLSRMYTGADRQETISRVALFGVRLTDKIGGEQGLRAAAESVAETLLNGGIPLQDYEPDARKVGQALERAGLTVPSTQDFHLAESWWNNGQHPDTYVVPQQDCIHVFGTAAQAAAAKRLIDDGAPSWMDTAPTMTITMASVNDLHLPFVPGEHAASWWVTQILDRDALAVSVRGRVEPAVVTRAELRRNRQRNESDIQARAQAGKMDRQEQTEQTELLTSVENVYAGKGVPPTLVDAMVTVAVNGYVADMAGEFEGLTAQIGEMPNRQRAAMAETMIGSPVRANTSRQDLPVHTIAFSGAPGLSVVGDKVSRRALLLGFTERDRQAAWLDWMAAADQDDLPLMLCLGATGSGKSVLLNWLATQAGILRAPAVIVDPKPKSDFTAVVEAVNGQVFSLDELARADGVFDPLRFSRNKAVGVELAASMIMSINPWGKERENQEVPLLKALNAGVKAGATCTGQALLLAQELGKASAELVGPIMDAAETLPMFRAMVGLDPQGVALTMHDGVTLIKVGDANLQLPDPNDPTPNITQRAALALVRMMVFGSAMALTNRNGMIMLDEAWVFLQAGRSEMDRLGRLARSQRVFPMLFTQRATDALHAGLAGYISRGLILPIKDEDEAQAALQLFKIEATAERMARVTGAATMGDREGTAWNWNSMRALRDANTGEVARGAIGLYCDLAKRAVPVEIVLPDNFLKRTSTTERDILARERSAHALAAVRGPAPHESSAALFGDDSPLVAAPSTPSAVPVMPFLRPATGATPQVSAPVPAVPTPRAATAGAGAVPFLAPAAHGNGDSASVRTEAPPAPVRGKPLW
- a CDS encoding site-specific DNA-methyltransferase, encoding MLHPTTSVRDEVRLTWAGRDQAVTWADGRLQWGASAPVTLTQVGQFGAGTPTGRVVHGIGHDVLAHVAAAEPATARLVYMDPPYNTGRTFNAYRDREPRALWLSMMRRTLAASRALLRPDGSVWIHLDDREVGRVRLLADEEYGEDNFVADIVWERKNKPSFTHAQIAQVTDHILVYAADRSRLPRFDTGERIEPRRVPLHNPGNTVAVLTFPAGAVELGVDGVIAAGDMSTPNIDTELLDDVIVSGGRNAGPFRMRGPFRWNQARLDKEIAAGTQLRCARLPLRPNAITGSGTRSWTTMFTRATGLATNESARTHSRALFGTDSFDTPKPEELLARIITTATSPGDLVVDPFAGSGTTAAVAHKLGRSWLTVEASQDVVDRYVVPRLRAVIAGQDPRGASLEVLDEASSSLPPGMSVRQSRLAAQWVAQLARDGSFAGLDAAAVAGVVQRMREASSATRTRLRFDGGGAFTTWEAA